One region of Macadamia integrifolia cultivar HAES 741 chromosome 11, SCU_Mint_v3, whole genome shotgun sequence genomic DNA includes:
- the LOC122094036 gene encoding probable hexosyltransferase MUCI70: MTGGSLGLRTGSYGSLQQQLQNSVLLPIQTSPIIVRKPSKMLLPGSRDKERCVPRICKFAGRRRVGMLLVVAISVLVFMSVLSVITKDEDVSEVVSGQHMQNIRPNISLPSIDPGDPMSTRSHENKTDNNSGSHENKTGNNSSLQNNVSMTAVSEIQPPPPSVFTPNALPFRHPCEKFALPPPPNDRKRTGPRPCPVCYLPVEQAITLMPKESSTSPVLRNLTYVYEENSIRTEPYGGSEFGGYPSLKQRNDSFDIKESMNVHCGFVKGRKPGHQTGFDIDDLDLLEMEQCRGIVVASAIFGNYDIIQQPKNISEASKKSICFFMFIDEETEAYMRNSSVLDGGNKVGLWRVVVVRNLPYLDARRNGKVPKLLLHRIFPNARFSIWIDGKLELVVDPYQILERFLWRKNATFAISRHYRRFDVFDEAEANKAAGKYDNASIDYQVEFYKQEGLTPYTEAKLPITSDVPEGCVIIKEHIPITNLFTCLWFNEVDRFTSRDQISFSTTRDKIMSKVNWSINMFLDCERRNFVVQAYHRDLLEHMAPPVGIVIHPPPALLPELPTDRFTRSPPKKVPTKRSRERRSSSRRHRKVTIGSRENNSF, encoded by the exons atgactggtgggtcattgGGTCTACGTACAGGAAGTTATGGATCGCTGCAACAACAGCTGCAAAACAGTGTTTTATTGCCAATTCAGACGTCACCCATTATTGTGCGCAAGCCCTCAAAGATGCTTCTGCCTGGTTCAAGAGATAAGGAAAGGTGTGTTCCACGGATCTGCAAATTTGCTGGCAGAAGGAGGGTTGGAATGCTACTGGTGGTGGCCATCTCTGTTTTGGTTTTCATGTCAGTTCTATCTGTTATTACTAAAG ATGAAGATGTATCAGAGGTTGTTTCTGGACAGCATATGCAAAACATTAGGCCCAACATCAGCTTGCCATCAATTGATCCCGGTGATCCCATGAGTACTAGGTCACATGAAAACAAGACAGATAATAATTCTGGATCACATGAAAACAAGACAGGTAATAATTCTTCTTTACAAAATAATGTATCGATGACTGCTGTAAGCGAAATCCAGCCGCCACCTCCTTCAGTTTTTACGCCAAATGCTCTTCCTTTTCGCCATCCATGTGAAAAGTTTGCACTTCCACCCCCGCCAAATGATAGAAAGCGGACTGGACCACGCC CTTGTCCAGTTTGTTACCTTCCTGTTGAACAAGCTATAACCCTTATGCCAAAAGAATCATCAACATCTCCTGTACTTAGGAATTTAACTTATGTTTATGAGGAAAATTCAATTAGAACGGAACCATATGGAGGATCTGAATTCGGTGGATATCCTTCTCTGAAGCAGAgaaatgattcttttgatataAAAGAGTCAATGAATGTACATTGTGG ATTTGTTAAAGGAAGAAAACCTGGACATCAGACTGGATTTGACATAGATGATTTGGACCTTCTTGAGATGGAACAGTGCCGTGGTATTGTTGTAGCATCAGCCATATTTG gaAACTATGATATCATACAACAGCCCAAAAATATCAGTGAAGCTTCGAAGAAAAGTATTtgcttttttatgtttattgatGAAGAGACTGAAGCTTATATGAGAAATTCTAGTGTCCTGGATGGTGGAAATAAGGTTGGATTATGGAGAGTTGTTGTTGTCCGTAACCTTCCTTATCTTGATGCGAGACGGAATGGAAAG GTTCCAAAGCTTCTATTACACAGGATTTTCCCTAATGCCCGGTTCTCTATATGGATTGATGGAAAGCTTGAACTAGTTGTGGATCCATATCAAATTCTTGAGAG ATTCTTGTGGCGGAAGAATGCCACTTTTGCAATCTCCAGGCATTATAGAcgctttgatgtgtttgatgaAGCTGAGGCTAATAAAGCAGCAGGGAAATATGACAACGCCTCCATTGATTATCAGGTCGAGTTTTATAAGCAGGAGGGTTTGACCCCTTATACTGAGGCTAAGCTTCCAATAACCAGCG ATGTCCCTGAAGGATGTGTGATTATAAAGGAGCACATTCCCATTACCAACCTCTTTACCTGTCTCTGGTTCAATGAAGTTGACCGTTTTACGTCAAGGGACCAGATAAGCTTCTCCACCACGAGGGACAAGATAATGTCAAAAGTAAACTGGAGTATCAACATGTTCTTGGATTGTGAAAGACGCAATTTTGTGGTTCAG GCATACCATCGAGATTTGTTAGAGCACATGGCACCTCCGGTCGGCATAGTTATTCATCCTCCTCCTGCATTATTGCCAGAGCTTCCTACTGATAGGTTTACAAGGTCTCCGCCAAAGAAGGTGCCCACTAAGCGTAGCAGAGAAAGAAGATCCAGTTCGAGGCGTCACCGTAAAGTTACAATTGGTAGCAGGGAGAACAATTCATTTTAG
- the LOC122094322 gene encoding uncharacterized protein LOC122094322, translating to MGSSVFFLICLLHSAIAISCGALMMFYLDKISVFGHGTETASKLLGSTPHDQLLIQTSDSFAGLLLSAIGCLLFMVAFVKDREFQSFFAKGLVLIHVSVAVWRFYFERRLEDLASDWPRQVVGDIILALSWVFFLVYSWREKYD from the coding sequence ATGGGATCGTCTGTGTTCTTCTTGATCTGTCTTCTTCATTCCGCGATTGCTATCTCCTGCGGAGCCCTCATGATGTTCTATCTCGATAAGATCTCTGTCTTCGGTCACGGCACTGAGACGGCTAGTAAGCTTTTGGGTTCTACGCCTCACGACCAGCTCTTGATCCAGACCTCGGATTCCTTCGCTGGGTTGTTGTTGTCTGCGATCGGATGTCTCTTGTTCATGGTGGCTTTTGTTAAGGACAGAGAGTTTCAGAGCTTCTTTGCGAAGGGGTTGGTGCTTATCCATGTCTCCGTTGCCGTCTGGAGGTTTTACTTCGAAAGGAGGCTAGAGGATCTCGCCAGTGATTGGCCGAGACAGGTTGTTGGAGATATAATTTTGGCGCTTTCGTGGGTTTTCTTCCTCGTTTACTCGTGGAGGGAGAAGTATGACTAG